The DNA sequence GGTGATGTCTGCCTTTACGACCTTTAATAATGAGAACATTCCCGGATTGCTTGCTGGTCCCGAGGCAAGGGTGCGGCAATCGACGATCAAGCTTGAGGAATCGCTAGCGAAGATGGATGAGCGAGAAAAGGAAGCCGAAGCGAAAATTCAAGAGGGTCTTGCTCTTTTCCAGCGGCGAACCGACCTCCTCAAGGCATGGCTGGAGGCATTGAGCTAGTGGACCCCGAAGCCCTCAAGCGCAAGCTAGAAGAGATCATCAGTCAGTCGAAGGACCAAGACCCCGAGCGTACGGCCCGCCGACAACAAACTGTCGGTCGAATTATGGAGTCCTTCGAGACGATGAAGGAACAGATCGCAAACGCCATGTCCGAACAGCAAAAGGCCGTTGATCGTTGGCCGACAAAGCGGGAAGCCATTCTAGAACAAGGCAAGGTCAACCAGGAAGCGTCCGAAGCCCTGATATCTGGCCTGCGAGTTCACAACGACCTTCTGGAAGAGATCGTCGCGAAGACAAAACAAAAGGGCTGAGGAAGCATCCTCAGCCCTTCAAGAAGATCAGCTAGAAGATTTCGATTCCGCTGATCTTCGCGTTCTGATCCGGGCTGCCGTCGGCGGCTTGAATCCGAATTGTAATCGTGCCGTCGGCATTCGGCTTCACATCCTTGAACTCCCGCACGACCGCCTTATTCATGCCTGCGATCGCGAAAATGTCGAAGTTCGGCAACACAACTTTGCCATTGATCGAAATCTTCTCGACCCGCATTCCCGCATTCCCATCGAAGATTTCGGCGAAGTGGAGGCGAACCGTGTAGGTTCGATCCTTTGGTACCGGGAACCGGTAAGTGAAGTCGTCGCCGTATCGCTCGCTCGCGTAGACCCGCGCTGGGGCCGAATTCGGCGCGGTAGTGTCCACGCGGACCTGCGCTCGGTTCGTCGAACCTTCGAGCATGTTGGGATCGGGAACAAAGTTGCCGACCGGATCGTCTTCACCGCAGACCACGCGGATCGGGAGAGAAAGGACAACCGGCTTGTTGGTGGCCGGTTCCGGCAACGGCGCATAATCGAAGCCCTTCGGCATCGTGGCCGCCGGTCGATCGGCCGGCTTGGAGCCCCACTTAATGTTCGGGTTCGGACCCATTACGAGTCGAAGCGTTCCGCCCGCCAAGAGTTCCTTGTGGGTGATCCAATCGCGATTCATCTTCACGCCGTTCAGCGTCGCCGATTGAATGTAGATGTTCTTGGCTGAGTTACCAACCGCGTCGACCACAAACTTCTTGCCGTTGGCAAGATTGAACTGCGCATGATCGACCGCCGGACTGCCGAGGACGTACACGCCATTCGCCGGGTTAACGGGGTAGAAGCCGACCGCGCTGAACACATACCATGCCGACATCTGGCCACAGTCGTTGTTGCCGATTTGACCGTCCGCTTTGTCGTCGTAGAACGCCGACATCACTTGGCGAACGCGCATCTGCGTCTTCCATGGCTGACCCGAGAAGTCGTACAGGTAGGCCTGGTGGTGGCACTGCTCGTTGCCTTGCGCGTACTGCCCGATCATGCCCGTGATATCCGGGATGCCGGTGTGAATCTTGGCGTCGTTGGCGAACATTTCGTCCATTCGTGCGCTGAATTTGGCGTCACCGCCATACAGGTCGATAATTCCGGGAATATCGTGCTGAGCGGCAAACGCGTACTGCCAGGCGCAAGCCTCGGTGTACTCGTCGCCAACCTGGCCGAGGGTGTCGAACGGGGCTCGCCAGTCGCCATTTGCCTTGCGACCGCGGATGAACATCGACGTGCGATCGAATAGATTCCGATAGTTCGACGACCGCTTAAAGAACATCTTGGCGTCTTCGGTGTGCCCCAGGGCCTTCGCCATGGTGGCGATGCACCAGTCGTCGACCGAGTACTCCACGGTCTTCGAAGCCGCCTGCGCGCCACCCTGCGAGGCCACGTAGCCAAGTTCGCGATACGAAGTCAGACCGTTGTGATCGCCCATCGCCGTCGCCTTCAGCGCCTGATAGGCAGTCTCAGCATCTGGTCCCAGGAGACCCTTAAAATAGGCGTCCACGATCACCGGAGCCGTGTGGTAGCCGATCATGCACCAGGTTTCGTTACCGCACAGC is a window from the Armatimonadota bacterium genome containing:
- a CDS encoding glycoside hydrolase family 92 protein yields the protein MAAILGTLFAACSLLSGAPAHSPIEYVNPMVGSDGHGHTFPGPTVPFGMVQLSPDTRTGTWDGSSGYHYSDKKILGFSHTHLSGTGVGCLGDIMLMPTVGDGPTESRFEHKNEIAKPGYYKVFLDDPKVTVELTATARAGLHKYTFPKSDQAHVFIDLIHGISNDPRRMTIKVEGKNRISGSRTSSGWGGERTVYFVAEFSKPFDSVTIEKDGNKESDLTEASGRIRAWANFSTGNQESVLVKVGISSTSVEGAAKNLHTEIPAWDFAGVRKSAEKQWNDALGAITVQSKDPSVTRTFYSNAYLCYIAPSLFNDVDGSYYGMDHKVHQNAKFNNYTTFSLWDTYRALHPLLTITQPKRVPDLTRSLISEYGENGLKTTPIWPLCGNETWCMIGYHTAPVIVDAYFKGLLGPDAETAYQALKATAMGDHNGLTSYRELGYVASQGGAQAASKTVEYSVDDWCIATMAKALGHTEDAKMFFKRSSNYRNLFDRTSMFIRGRKANGDWRAPFDTLGQVGDEYTEACAWQYAFAAQHDIPGIIDLYGGDAKFSARMDEMFANDAKIHTGIPDITGMIGQYAQGNEQCHHQAYLYDFSGQPWKTQMRVRQVMSAFYDDKADGQIGNNDCGQMSAWYVFSAVGFYPVNPANGVYVLGSPAVDHAQFNLANGKKFVVDAVGNSAKNIYIQSATLNGVKMNRDWITHKELLAGGTLRLVMGPNPNIKWGSKPADRPAATMPKGFDYAPLPEPATNKPVVLSLPIRVVCGEDDPVGNFVPDPNMLEGSTNRAQVRVDTTAPNSAPARVYASERYGDDFTYRFPVPKDRTYTVRLHFAEIFDGNAGMRVEKISINGKVVLPNFDIFAIAGMNKAVVREFKDVKPNADGTITIRIQAADGSPDQNAKISGIEIF